Proteins found in one Alicyclobacillus cycloheptanicus genomic segment:
- a CDS encoding cysteine hydrolase family protein — translation MAQHQRQAGAAVSPWLVVVDMQHIFGDPDSPWCAPRFTEVIAPIQSLIAVAAPRVCFTRFVAPAKPEGAWIPYYEQWPFALQPPDSRDYQLIEPFAGVDGLRIDATTFGKWTPELAQAIPAGSRMLLAGVSTDCCVLSTALAAADAGVFVQVVADACAGVDDAAHERALAALRLYQPLIEVVCVDDVLQRYAEAGV, via the coding sequence ATGGCACAACATCAACGCCAGGCGGGGGCGGCAGTGTCCCCCTGGTTGGTTGTCGTTGACATGCAGCATATTTTTGGCGATCCCGATAGTCCTTGGTGCGCACCTCGCTTCACGGAGGTCATTGCGCCGATTCAGTCGCTCATCGCGGTTGCCGCGCCCAGGGTCTGCTTCACCCGGTTTGTGGCGCCTGCCAAGCCGGAGGGCGCGTGGATTCCATACTATGAGCAGTGGCCGTTTGCGCTGCAGCCGCCGGACAGCCGCGACTACCAGTTGATTGAGCCCTTCGCAGGTGTGGACGGGCTGCGGATTGACGCGACCACGTTTGGCAAGTGGACTCCAGAACTGGCGCAGGCCATTCCGGCGGGCAGCCGTATGCTGCTGGCCGGGGTGAGCACGGATTGCTGTGTGCTGTCCACCGCGCTCGCTGCCGCGGATGCAGGGGTGTTCGTGCAGGTGGTGGCGGATGCCTGTGCGGGGGTGGACGATGCGGCTCACGAACGGGCGCTCGCAGCGCTCCGCTTGTACCAGCCGCTGATAGAGGTGGTCTGTGTGGACGATGTCCTCCAGCGATACGCGGAGGCAGGCGTATGA
- a CDS encoding ADP-ribosylglycohydrolase family protein, with protein MSVPRRDRALGALYGLAIGDALGMPTQSLPRAMIVERYGPRIERFEPAPPDHPIASGLPAGSITDDTEQALLLAQLLVDANGAPDPHEFARRLVAWEADMQRRGSRDLLGPSTSRAIADLLGGADLQEVGRSGTTNGAAMRIAPVGICTPSDDVMALVNRVEAVSRITHHTGVALAGASAVAAAVSAGIDGADVAAATAAAIRAATLASGRGTWVAAADVATRIRFAVSAVAALDGSEDAAALIESLIGTSLATQESVPAAFAVLAVHPDDPWQACRLAASVGGDCDTIAAMAGAVAGACLGYRAFPAEARRIVTEVNHLRLEPLVDALLALRGAFDAEAAADADRRGAP; from the coding sequence ATGAGCGTGCCGCGCCGCGATCGCGCCCTGGGTGCCCTGTATGGGCTGGCGATTGGGGACGCGCTCGGCATGCCGACCCAGTCCCTGCCCCGTGCCATGATCGTCGAGCGCTACGGGCCGCGCATTGAGCGATTCGAGCCGGCACCGCCCGACCATCCGATTGCCAGCGGCCTGCCCGCTGGCAGCATTACGGACGATACCGAGCAGGCGCTGCTGCTTGCTCAACTGCTGGTGGACGCCAACGGCGCGCCGGACCCACATGAGTTTGCCCGCCGCCTGGTGGCGTGGGAAGCGGACATGCAGAGGCGTGGTTCCCGGGACCTGCTCGGGCCGTCGACCTCGCGCGCCATCGCAGACCTGCTGGGCGGCGCGGACCTCCAGGAGGTGGGGCGTTCGGGCACTACCAACGGTGCAGCCATGCGCATTGCGCCGGTCGGCATTTGTACGCCGAGCGATGACGTGATGGCGCTGGTCAACCGCGTCGAGGCCGTCAGCCGCATCACGCACCACACGGGCGTGGCTCTGGCCGGGGCGTCCGCCGTGGCAGCGGCGGTGAGTGCCGGAATTGATGGGGCCGACGTGGCGGCGGCGACCGCTGCGGCCATTCGCGCAGCGACCTTGGCGTCCGGCCGCGGGACCTGGGTTGCGGCCGCCGATGTGGCGACACGCATCCGCTTTGCCGTGTCGGCCGTCGCGGCTTTGGACGGGAGCGAGGACGCGGCCGCGCTGATCGAGTCGTTGATTGGCACCAGCCTCGCCACCCAGGAGTCTGTGCCCGCCGCATTTGCTGTGCTGGCGGTTCATCCGGACGACCCTTGGCAAGCTTGCCGCCTGGCCGCGTCGGTCGGGGGCGACTGCGACACCATCGCGGCCATGGCAGGCGCGGTGGCTGGCGCGTGTCTGGGGTACCGGGCCTTTCCGGCGGAAGCGCGGCGCATCGTGACGGAAGTCAACCACCTGCGTCTGGAACCGCTGGTCGACGCGCTGCTCGCGCTGCGCGGCGCGTTCGATGCAGAGGCGGCGGCAGACGCAGACCGGAGGGGAGCGCCATGA
- a CDS encoding penicillin acylase family protein, with product MKKRSPAWKGVNLLAAAVVTAALVYAGAKGAGPLPPIGPGFNPGTGVWQMASDAQRPTTQTLHIDGLQQPVQVIFESNGVAHIEAKNDHDLYLAMGYLHAHFRLDQMDLMRRQGEGLLSQVVGKKALSSDEFELQLGLERTAEQEWQQMKPNDPARAALLAYSAGVNDCIAQDEKSGNLPALFKLLGYQPKTWTPVDSLVIQGDMTQSLDFSTSPLDYALLVKSLGYRQTMQFFPVLPADAQHPYDPGPYTSDGAAPMESLQTVSDAELQSVLSLQQRLRSLPADAIHQGSNSNNWAVDGTKTASGKPLMAGDPHLQQTLPAIWYQVAGDTPDTHFSGVSIPGVPIILIGHNQHISWSETNVQNQATLFYQEKTDKAHPNQYFWNGAWRPMKSVQYDIPVKGCPSVPLTVQLTVHGPIMTQEGQTLAVDWMGALPSPDLDVLLNVVHASNFAQFKSALKNWHAPSQNFVYADDKGNIGLISAGYYPIVKQGDPWLPLPGTGQSDVIGTIAYKDVPQSYDPSSHIVFSANQREVGPSYPYYIGTTMDFFDNGYRADEIYKVLSQGSNLTVQDMEHLQNSTTDYLATEIVPKLLSSLQGAKLTLPEQAAETALSKWNDQMDVNSTAASIWWTFWTQYLQDTFGPWWKADKVPVASDPSLAIGPNQAALDEDLEAWTLHDPTNSTFTAPGGAKRTAPVVMQQAFSEAVQQLSTKLGTNVANWQWGSLHDRAFEAVSQIPSLAYGPRPSGGDNWTVDAADSSDGFLSTAGPSWRFIMDWGDGEALGIYPGGQSENPMSPWYENFIQPWWNGQYAPMLSAQVAAGAPGHVTWTLQ from the coding sequence ATGAAAAAGAGAAGTCCCGCTTGGAAAGGGGTCAACCTGCTGGCTGCAGCGGTTGTCACGGCGGCCCTGGTCTACGCTGGGGCGAAGGGGGCAGGACCGCTGCCGCCCATTGGTCCTGGGTTTAACCCAGGAACCGGGGTGTGGCAGATGGCCTCGGACGCGCAGCGCCCGACCACGCAGACGCTCCACATCGACGGGCTGCAACAGCCGGTGCAGGTGATTTTCGAAAGCAATGGCGTGGCCCATATCGAGGCCAAAAACGATCACGACCTGTACCTGGCGATGGGGTATCTGCACGCCCACTTTCGTTTAGATCAAATGGACCTCATGCGGCGCCAAGGAGAGGGGCTGCTGTCGCAGGTGGTCGGCAAAAAGGCCCTCTCCAGCGATGAATTCGAACTGCAACTGGGGCTGGAGCGCACGGCGGAGCAGGAATGGCAGCAAATGAAGCCGAACGACCCCGCTCGTGCCGCACTGCTCGCGTACTCGGCAGGCGTCAATGACTGCATTGCGCAGGATGAAAAGAGCGGCAATCTGCCTGCCCTCTTTAAACTGTTAGGCTACCAGCCGAAGACCTGGACGCCCGTAGATTCACTGGTGATTCAGGGAGATATGACACAGTCGCTGGACTTCAGCACGTCGCCGCTGGACTACGCGCTGCTGGTCAAGTCGCTGGGGTACCGGCAAACGATGCAGTTTTTCCCCGTGCTGCCGGCCGATGCACAGCACCCGTACGATCCGGGGCCTTACACGAGCGACGGTGCCGCACCGATGGAATCCCTGCAAACCGTTTCCGACGCAGAACTCCAGTCCGTGCTGAGCTTGCAGCAGCGGCTGCGCAGCTTGCCTGCTGACGCGATTCATCAAGGCTCCAACAGTAACAACTGGGCTGTGGACGGAACGAAGACGGCGAGCGGCAAGCCGCTGATGGCGGGGGACCCTCACCTGCAGCAGACGTTGCCTGCCATTTGGTACCAGGTCGCGGGCGACACTCCGGACACACACTTCAGCGGAGTCAGCATTCCCGGTGTGCCCATCATTTTGATTGGTCACAACCAGCACATCAGCTGGAGCGAAACCAACGTGCAAAACCAGGCGACGCTGTTTTATCAGGAAAAAACCGACAAGGCGCATCCGAATCAATACTTCTGGAACGGGGCCTGGCGCCCCATGAAGTCGGTTCAGTACGACATCCCTGTGAAGGGTTGTCCATCCGTTCCCCTCACCGTTCAGTTGACTGTACACGGTCCCATCATGACCCAGGAAGGCCAAACGCTCGCGGTGGACTGGATGGGCGCCCTACCCAGTCCAGACCTCGACGTGCTCTTGAACGTGGTGCATGCCAGTAACTTTGCACAGTTCAAGTCGGCGCTGAAGAATTGGCACGCGCCATCGCAGAACTTCGTTTACGCCGATGACAAAGGCAACATCGGCTTGATTTCTGCCGGCTACTACCCAATCGTCAAGCAGGGTGACCCGTGGCTGCCGCTGCCAGGCACCGGGCAGTCCGACGTGATTGGCACCATTGCGTACAAAGATGTCCCGCAGTCCTACGACCCGTCCAGCCATATCGTGTTTTCCGCGAACCAGCGCGAAGTGGGGCCGAGTTACCCGTACTACATCGGGACTACGATGGACTTCTTTGACAACGGGTACCGGGCAGATGAAATTTACAAAGTGCTCAGCCAGGGCAGCAATTTGACGGTGCAGGACATGGAACACCTGCAGAACAGCACCACCGACTACCTGGCGACGGAGATTGTGCCGAAACTCCTGTCTTCGCTGCAAGGGGCAAAGTTGACTCTGCCCGAACAGGCTGCCGAAACAGCGCTGTCCAAGTGGAACGACCAGATGGACGTCAATTCCACCGCCGCTTCGATTTGGTGGACGTTCTGGACGCAGTACCTGCAGGACACCTTCGGGCCCTGGTGGAAGGCGGACAAGGTGCCCGTCGCGAGCGACCCGTCGCTGGCCATCGGGCCAAACCAGGCGGCGCTCGACGAGGATCTCGAGGCGTGGACCCTGCACGACCCGACGAATTCGACGTTCACGGCCCCGGGCGGGGCCAAACGGACGGCGCCCGTCGTAATGCAGCAGGCGTTCTCCGAGGCGGTGCAGCAGCTTTCGACAAAGCTAGGCACAAATGTTGCCAACTGGCAATGGGGCAGCCTGCATGACCGGGCGTTCGAGGCAGTGTCACAGATTCCGTCCCTTGCCTACGGGCCGCGCCCGAGCGGCGGCGACAATTGGACGGTCGATGCGGCCGATTCCAGCGACGGCTTCCTTTCGACAGCCGGTCCAAGCTGGCGGTTCATCATGGACTGGGGGGACGGTGAGGCACTCGGCATTTACCCGGGCGGACAGAGTGAAAACCCCATGTCGCCGTGGTATGAGAACTTCATTCAGCCGTGGTGGAATGGCCAGTACGCGCCAATGTTGTCGGCGCAGGTTGCTGCCGGTGCACCTGGGCATGTGACGTGGACCCTGCAGTGA
- a CDS encoding purine-cytosine permease family protein: protein MELNGINIISEDERQGAPRSLFWPWFASNISVLGLSYGAFVLGFGISFWQATIAGLIGIVLSFLLVGFIAVAGKRGAAPTMVLSRAAFGVRNKLPAVLSWILCVGWETVLAALAVEATATVFGRLDWGSGSLVKVIALIVVVALIVAGGIMGFDVLMKIQGVITVITGILTIGFIVLTLNKIHWASVLSQKPGNIEDMIGGLILMFSGFGLGWVNAGADYSRYLPRKVSSGAVVGWTTFSASLGPAVLLIFGLLLAGSSQSLSTAVSANPIGALAALLPTWFLVPFVIVAVLGLVGGADMDIYSSGLALLSAGLRVPRYVASGIDGVLMVVGTIYIVFFSPQNFLGPFEGFLISIGVPIAAWCGVMLADIALRRKSYSDADLYKPSGIYGGVNWLATFLVVLGTFLGWGTVVNTSASWLSWQGYLLGPLGLGGKTGVWAYGNLGVVLALLLCFLGWLLFGRTAVRRQEAAQHGNQAQQGKIETAPNP, encoded by the coding sequence GTGGAGTTGAACGGAATTAACATCATCAGTGAAGACGAGCGGCAGGGCGCACCGCGCAGCTTGTTCTGGCCCTGGTTCGCCAGCAACATCAGCGTGTTGGGGCTCAGCTATGGGGCGTTCGTCCTCGGGTTTGGCATCTCCTTCTGGCAGGCGACCATCGCAGGATTGATTGGAATTGTTCTTTCCTTTCTTCTGGTCGGTTTTATTGCGGTGGCTGGCAAGCGCGGGGCAGCGCCGACGATGGTGCTCAGCCGCGCTGCGTTTGGGGTGCGCAACAAGCTTCCCGCCGTCCTGTCTTGGATTCTCTGTGTCGGGTGGGAGACGGTCCTTGCGGCACTGGCCGTTGAAGCCACGGCGACCGTATTTGGGCGGCTGGATTGGGGAAGCGGGAGCTTGGTCAAGGTCATCGCGCTCATTGTGGTCGTCGCCCTGATTGTCGCCGGGGGCATTATGGGATTTGACGTACTCATGAAAATTCAAGGCGTGATTACGGTCATCACCGGCATTTTGACAATTGGCTTCATCGTTTTGACCTTGAATAAAATTCACTGGGCGAGTGTGCTCAGCCAAAAGCCTGGGAACATCGAAGACATGATTGGCGGCCTCATTTTGATGTTCAGCGGGTTTGGACTCGGCTGGGTGAACGCGGGCGCTGACTACTCCCGCTACCTGCCGCGCAAGGTGTCCTCCGGTGCGGTCGTCGGCTGGACCACCTTCTCCGCATCGCTGGGTCCGGCGGTTTTGCTGATTTTTGGGCTGCTGTTGGCGGGTTCCAGCCAGTCCCTCAGCACGGCTGTGTCCGCCAACCCCATTGGGGCGCTCGCTGCGCTGCTGCCCACCTGGTTTCTGGTTCCGTTCGTGATTGTCGCGGTGCTGGGCTTGGTCGGGGGTGCCGATATGGACATTTATTCGTCCGGACTGGCGCTTTTGTCGGCGGGACTGCGGGTGCCGCGCTACGTGGCGAGCGGCATCGACGGCGTCCTGATGGTGGTTGGCACCATTTACATCGTCTTCTTTTCGCCGCAGAACTTCCTGGGTCCCTTTGAGGGCTTCCTGATTTCCATCGGCGTGCCCATCGCCGCCTGGTGCGGTGTGATGCTGGCGGACATCGCACTTCGTCGGAAATCCTACAGTGATGCCGACCTCTACAAGCCCTCCGGCATTTATGGCGGCGTCAATTGGCTGGCGACGTTCCTGGTCGTCCTTGGGACATTCCTCGGCTGGGGAACGGTCGTGAATACGTCTGCCAGTTGGCTCAGCTGGCAAGGCTACCTGTTGGGCCCGCTTGGGCTGGGCGGGAAGACGGGTGTCTGGGCCTATGGCAACCTCGGGGTTGTGCTCGCACTGCTGCTGTGCTTCCTCGGGTGGCTGCTGTTTGGCCGTACCGCGGTGCGGCGTCAGGAAGCTGCGCAACACGGAAATCAGGCCCAACAGGGCAAAATAGAGACGGCGCCCAACCCCTAA
- a CDS encoding PfkB family carbohydrate kinase, whose protein sequence is MSLTAPRLVHVGNVVIDLVLNIPQLPQTGGDVLATGSLMSAGGGFNVMAAAVRQGLPAVYGGVLGTGPFADLAKQALAAEGIPAVSPPEPGRDTGFVVCMVDAAGERTFVTTPGAEATLRPRHLAALAVRPGDWVYVSGYSLLYPSNCAAIGGWIPTLPAAVQVVFDPGPLVQEMPAQALESVLHRADWVTCSAREAGLLTGVRQPEAAAALLAARTTRGNIIVRDGANGCVVVAAGGPPNRIDGFAVHAVDTNGAGDAHTGAFLAALVCGKTPTEAAVWANASAALAVTRRGPATGPSAKDVEKMVGGILKLDKRLNRLDE, encoded by the coding sequence ATGAGTTTGACCGCGCCAAGGCTGGTACATGTGGGGAACGTCGTGATCGACCTCGTGCTGAACATTCCGCAGCTCCCGCAGACGGGCGGCGACGTGCTGGCGACAGGCAGCCTGATGTCGGCGGGCGGGGGCTTCAATGTCATGGCGGCGGCTGTGCGCCAAGGGCTGCCGGCGGTGTACGGGGGTGTGCTCGGGACCGGGCCGTTTGCGGATTTGGCGAAGCAGGCGCTGGCGGCGGAAGGCATCCCGGCCGTATCACCGCCTGAACCGGGGCGCGACACGGGCTTTGTGGTGTGCATGGTGGACGCAGCGGGCGAACGGACCTTTGTGACGACGCCCGGCGCGGAAGCCACCCTCCGGCCTCGACACCTGGCGGCGCTTGCGGTCAGGCCCGGGGACTGGGTGTACGTATCCGGCTACAGCCTCCTGTATCCGAGCAACTGCGCGGCGATTGGTGGGTGGATCCCGACGCTGCCCGCGGCGGTGCAGGTGGTGTTTGACCCTGGGCCGCTCGTCCAGGAGATGCCCGCACAGGCCCTGGAAAGCGTGCTGCACCGGGCCGATTGGGTGACCTGCAGCGCCCGTGAGGCTGGTCTGCTGACAGGAGTGCGGCAGCCGGAAGCGGCCGCGGCTCTTCTGGCGGCAAGGACCACGCGCGGGAACATCATCGTGCGCGATGGCGCGAACGGGTGTGTGGTCGTGGCAGCCGGCGGACCTCCAAACCGTATCGATGGGTTCGCCGTCCATGCCGTCGATACCAACGGCGCCGGGGACGCGCATACCGGCGCGTTCCTGGCAGCGCTCGTCTGCGGCAAAACGCCCACCGAGGCGGCGGTGTGGGCGAATGCATCTGCCGCCCTGGCGGTGACGCGCCGGGGGCCGGCGACCGGGCCCAGCGCGAAGGATGTTGAAAAAATGGTCGGCGGAATCCTGAAACTGGACAAGCGGTTGAATCGTCTTGATGAATAG